The following coding sequences are from one Bacillus solimangrovi window:
- a CDS encoding exonuclease SbcCD subunit D — translation MRLLHTADWHLGRTLEGRDRLEEQEQFLNEICEIVEREQIDAVLMAGDVFDTVNPPSRAEQLFYDSMARLSNNGKRPVIVIAGNHDNPDRLQASSPLARKQGITLIGYPTERVCSIVIPTAEEILKVAALPYPSEARLKKVLSEENEELKLRESYDAQIRYLFSEMSKSFTDESINIAMSHIFTAGGSATESERPIEVGGAYTVRATSLPERAQYTALGHLHRPQNIKHAKSPARYSGSPLAFSFSESSYTKSVTIVELSPPKAEKEIKIDEVYLSSGRPLVTWKARNGLQEVYNWLEEGRDKQAWIDLEVNVEHALSIEEIHRLRKQHRGIIHIRPIFPEMETDEESTKVQKLPIDEMFKRFYQRQTGGGMPEGELVQLFMELVHDEEEVK, via the coding sequence ATGCGACTTTTACATACAGCGGACTGGCATCTAGGACGTACGTTAGAGGGAAGAGACCGATTAGAAGAACAAGAGCAGTTTCTGAATGAAATATGTGAGATTGTAGAAAGGGAACAAATTGATGCTGTATTGATGGCAGGAGATGTATTTGATACAGTTAATCCTCCTTCACGTGCTGAACAGCTGTTCTACGATAGTATGGCTAGATTATCAAATAATGGGAAACGTCCTGTCATAGTAATCGCTGGTAACCATGATAATCCTGATCGTTTACAAGCATCATCTCCACTTGCAAGAAAGCAAGGGATTACGCTAATAGGTTATCCTACTGAGAGAGTATGCTCAATTGTTATCCCAACAGCAGAAGAGATATTAAAGGTAGCTGCATTGCCGTATCCATCTGAAGCACGATTGAAGAAGGTGTTATCAGAAGAAAACGAAGAACTGAAGTTACGTGAAAGCTATGATGCACAAATCCGTTATTTGTTTAGTGAGATGAGCAAATCATTTACAGATGAGAGTATTAATATCGCAATGAGTCATATTTTTACAGCTGGAGGAAGTGCAACGGAATCAGAACGTCCAATTGAAGTTGGCGGTGCATATACTGTAAGGGCGACAAGTTTGCCTGAAAGAGCACAATATACGGCATTAGGTCATTTGCATCGACCTCAAAATATTAAACATGCGAAGTCACCAGCGCGATACTCTGGTTCACCTTTAGCCTTTAGTTTTTCAGAGTCAAGTTATACAAAATCTGTAACGATTGTTGAGCTTTCTCCGCCAAAAGCAGAAAAAGAGATAAAGATTGATGAAGTATATTTGTCTAGTGGAAGGCCACTCGTAACATGGAAGGCAAGAAATGGGTTACAGGAAGTATATAATTGGCTCGAAGAAGGGCGAGATAAGCAAGCTTGGATCGATTTAGAAGTGAATGTTGAGCATGCACTATCAATCGAAGAGATCCACCGTTTGCGAAAGCAACATCGTGGTATTATCCATATTCGACCAATTTTTCCAGAGATGGAAACAGATGAGGAAAGTACTAAAGTTCAGAAATTACCTATCGATGAGATGTTTAAGCGATTTTATCAAAGGCAGACTGGTGGAGGTATGCCTGAAGGTGAATTAGTCCAATTATTTATGGAATTAGTTCACGATGAAGAGGAGGTGAAATAA